The Crocosphaera subtropica ATCC 51142 genome includes a window with the following:
- a CDS encoding DUF3177 family protein, which yields MEDLWFQPFIWTDYRLAVLFTVIIPLILTIWALMKQVDAIGRLLIIYWRVASLLLITVYLLAPGWVGENTPFEAFCGQIGFITGLAARILIPVSLWFWVDLNDEIKDLPWSFLKLMVTSWRWAVTVYGSISAIVHVPFLSCAMSGSTLETPFCQVWLQAPVGYWSMVHGDATPGFMGFMGLLGLSIYVLYFAYFLLVRLGKQGRSALEH from the coding sequence ATGGAAGACCTTTGGTTTCAACCGTTTATTTGGACAGATTATCGACTCGCCGTTCTTTTTACAGTCATTATCCCCCTAATTTTAACGATTTGGGCATTAATGAAACAAGTTGATGCTATCGGGCGTTTATTAATCATCTATTGGCGGGTGGCTAGTTTATTATTGATTACGGTTTATTTATTAGCTCCTGGTTGGGTTGGAGAAAATACCCCTTTTGAAGCATTTTGCGGACAAATAGGCTTTATTACTGGTTTAGCTGCTCGTATCCTCATCCCTGTTTCTTTATGGTTTTGGGTAGATTTGAATGATGAAATTAAAGATTTACCTTGGAGTTTCCTGAAATTGATGGTAACCTCCTGGCGTTGGGCTGTCACGGTTTACGGTAGCATTAGTGCCATCGTTCACGTCCCCTTTCTTTCCTGTGCCATGTCTGGCAGCACTTTAGAGACTCCCTTTTGTCAAGTTTGGCTACAAGCACCCGTTGGCTACTGGTCTATGGTGCATGGGGACGCAACCCCAGGTTTTATGGGATTTATGGGTTTACTGGGATTATCTATTTATGTTCTCTATTTTGCTTATTTCTTATTGGTTCGTCTGGGAAAACAAGGAAGATCGGCCTTAGAACATTAA
- a CDS encoding CsbD family protein, whose amino-acid sequence MSTQDRVEATKSNIEGKAQEAMGEITGDPQDKAKGEAKQEKAKAQHAVEDAKDKVKQALD is encoded by the coding sequence ATGAGTACCCAAGATAGAGTTGAAGCAACCAAAAGCAATATTGAAGGAAAAGCCCAAGAGGCCATGGGAGAAATCACAGGTGATCCTCAAGATAAAGCTAAAGGTGAAGCCAAACAAGAAAAAGCAAAAGCCCAACACGCTGTAGAAGATGCCAAAGACAAAGTAAAACAAGCTCTTGACTAA
- a CDS encoding transposase family protein — MPKAEDIIDVVIGKPGPTSDINICRQTLNKFKINQTFSADKAYIGETQIITPHKKTKKRELTEAQIKENKALSSNRIFVEHLIRVVKVFKVVQERFRLHKSRYKSVLLTVCGLVRLRISSLILKIIESSQSGEVIDVIMSHSFMSKLELIPSTPY, encoded by the coding sequence TTGCCAAAAGCTGAAGATATTATTGATGTAGTAATTGGAAAACCTGGGCCGACAAGTGACATTAACATCTGTCGGCAAACTTTAAATAAATTCAAGATAAACCAAACTTTTAGTGCTGATAAAGCCTACATTGGAGAGACTCAAATTATCACTCCGCATAAAAAAACTAAGAAAAGAGAATTAACTGAAGCTCAAATAAAAGAAAATAAAGCTTTATCATCTAATCGGATTTTTGTTGAGCATTTAATTCGAGTTGTCAAAGTATTTAAAGTAGTTCAAGAAAGATTTCGCTTACATAAGAGTCGATATAAATCGGTTTTGTTAACCGTTTGTGGATTAGTTCGGTTGAGAATTAGTTCCTTGATTTTGAAAATAATAGAATCCTCCCAATCTGGAGAGGTAATTGACGTTATAATGAGCCATAGTTTTATGTCCAAATTAGAGTTAATTCCTTCAACCCCTTATTAA
- a CDS encoding helix-turn-helix domain-containing protein: METYTWSYLKKYPKQTKRLLGIDDNQLEQLIALGKLLHQKKKEENEKTKIRINQPGAGSPSLLAEEEQIVLTLVYLRHNISFQLLGLLFQVSESTAHNIFTYWQTLFEGELPPSLLEQIKKFQEEKEIVLEMLTDYELIVDSAEQAIERPSDYQEQKKYYCGATPAIRNRLGNAHQETG, from the coding sequence ATGGAAACTTACACTTGGAGCTATCTAAAAAAATATCCTAAACAAACCAAAAGATTATTAGGAATTGATGACAATCAATTGGAACAATTGATTGCTCTAGGGAAGCTTCTTCATCAGAAAAAAAAAGAAGAGAACGAAAAAACAAAAATTAGAATTAATCAACCTGGTGCGGGAAGTCCATCTTTATTAGCAGAAGAAGAACAAATTGTTCTAACGTTAGTTTATTTAAGACATAATATAAGTTTTCAACTCTTAGGACTACTTTTTCAAGTAAGTGAGTCAACGGCTCATAATATTTTTACTTATTGGCAAACACTTTTTGAAGGAGAGTTACCACCAAGTTTATTAGAACAAATAAAAAAGTTTCAAGAAGAAAAAGAAATAGTTCTTGAAATGTTAACTGATTATGAATTGATTGTAGACAGCGCAGAACAGGCTATTGAAAGACCTTCAGATTATCAAGAACAAAAAAAATATTATTGCGGTGCGACCCCGGCGATTCGTAATCGCCTAGGGAACGCGCACCAAGAGACAGGGTAA
- a CDS encoding response regulator, which produces MDWAFPSHTTPYSGHQSPLILGVDGNEDNLLLLTYIIRRMGCTLMTANNGNCVFSLVRDYQPSLILLDIILPGLSGIEVIKQLKKDQTTKNIPIIAVTGFVHPQKRDYLLEIGCQDCIIKPYLLEEVEIMVSRFVTQHYSLALAQKCR; this is translated from the coding sequence ATGGACTGGGCTTTTCCTTCTCACACCACCCCTTATTCTGGCCATCAATCACCTCTGATCTTAGGCGTAGATGGTAATGAAGATAATTTATTGTTGTTAACTTACATCATACGACGTATGGGTTGCACGTTAATGACAGCAAACAATGGAAACTGCGTGTTTTCTTTAGTTAGGGACTATCAACCGAGTTTAATTCTATTAGATATTATTTTACCAGGATTAAGTGGGATTGAAGTCATTAAGCAACTTAAAAAAGATCAAACAACCAAAAATATACCCATTATTGCCGTTACAGGATTTGTTCATCCTCAAAAACGAGACTATCTTCTAGAAATCGGTTGTCAAGATTGTATTATTAAGCCTTATCTTCTTGAAGAAGTAGAAATCATGGTTTCTCGTTTTGTCACACAGCATTATTCATTGGCTTTGGCTCAAAAATGTCGTTAG
- a CDS encoding DUF2294 domain-containing protein translates to MNIDSSSTDQYPTRGQLERKLSQSIQAFYRKNLGYQPGHTICHLFEKKLAIIIENSVTPTEQFLTEEGQGPLAKQVRDSLDNLTRSRLQQLIEDILGVEVKDLLSDVTLETGRMGIIAVLEGCPKVRNPESIQKKNPN, encoded by the coding sequence ATGAACATTGATAGTTCTTCTACTGATCAGTATCCTACCCGTGGACAACTTGAGAGAAAGCTCTCTCAAAGTATCCAGGCTTTTTATCGCAAAAATTTAGGCTATCAGCCAGGCCATACCATTTGTCATTTATTTGAAAAAAAATTAGCCATTATTATCGAAAACTCTGTCACTCCCACGGAACAGTTTTTAACCGAAGAAGGACAAGGTCCTCTGGCTAAACAGGTTCGTGATAGTTTAGATAACTTGACCCGTTCCCGGTTGCAACAATTAATTGAAGATATCCTTGGGGTAGAGGTCAAAGATTTACTCAGCGATGTCACCCTAGAAACGGGACGAATGGGTATTATTGCAGTTTTAGAAGGATGCCCCAAAGTTCGTAATCCAGAATCCATTCAAAAAAAAAATCCTAACTAA
- a CDS encoding response regulator transcription factor, producing MNSIRVVLIEDHDLTRIGLHAALEQVRGIEVVGEAANGRHGWEVLTHTQPDVAVIDIGLPDIDGIELSQRLKHSQKDAELLNTKVLILTMNTSKDAVLAAFAAGADSYSIKDVTLETLVNAIKITHEGNAWIEPAVARVVLEQMQFDQLSATQSHAEQEVINDTRAIEALDADTQKMVDSSSLTPKELEVLELIVAGCNNAQIAEALFVTVGTVKTHVRSILNKLCANDRTQAAVRALRSGLVE from the coding sequence ATGAATAGTATCCGAGTTGTTTTAATAGAAGACCATGATTTAACTCGCATTGGTCTTCATGCAGCATTGGAACAAGTCAGGGGTATCGAAGTGGTGGGAGAAGCTGCTAATGGTCGTCATGGTTGGGAAGTTTTAACCCACACTCAGCCAGATGTGGCAGTGATTGATATTGGATTACCGGATATTGATGGCATCGAATTAAGCCAACGTCTCAAACACTCTCAAAAAGACGCTGAACTATTAAACACGAAAGTCCTCATCTTGACAATGAATACTAGCAAAGATGCTGTCTTGGCTGCCTTTGCTGCGGGGGCGGATTCTTATAGTATTAAGGATGTTACCTTAGAAACTCTGGTTAATGCCATCAAAATTACCCATGAGGGTAATGCTTGGATTGAACCAGCAGTGGCTCGTGTGGTGCTTGAGCAAATGCAATTTGACCAATTGTCTGCTACCCAAAGCCATGCTGAACAGGAAGTCATCAACGACACTAGAGCGATCGAAGCCCTCGATGCAGATACTCAGAAAATGGTTGATAGCTCTTCATTAACCCCAAAAGAATTAGAAGTCTTAGAATTAATCGTAGCAGGATGTAATAATGCTCAAATTGCTGAAGCACTTTTTGTGACGGTAGGAACGGTTAAAACCCATGTTCGTAGTATTCTAAATAAGCTTTGTGCGAATGATCGCACTCAAGCAGCAGTTCGTGCCTTACGATCTGGCTTAGTTGAATAA
- a CDS encoding ATP-binding response regulator, with protein sequence MEQTLNVLIIDNDKGNRLAIERSLKQIVPLLNLSKVESRTKALALLKEVSFNCIFLGSLLSDGDGLSLLKEIQNMGVQAPLIVLTPPENKKITQEFMESGAWDYIIESMISPDILFKTLKNSMRIHEVEKELKVTNQQLRENNKILKQKNKELKQQQDQIHLKNLQLQEASRRQSQFLATISHELRTPMNAIMGFSQLLLRQYPDPLTDQQIDIIQRIFNNSQNLLTLINEVLDFSKLEIGQMDLNIGKFDLDILVRFTVEELSSLTLNKNLSLNVDIHLANNQVINDKNFLKRILINLLSNAIKFTPAGEIWVKVWEMNPERIAITIEDTGVGIAPEHLKTIFTPFHQVDQTLTRQHLGTGLGLAIVYSLVKMMQGEIHVTSQLEQGSVFRVEIPRRLSSNL encoded by the coding sequence ATGGAACAGACTCTCAACGTTTTAATTATTGATAATGATAAGGGGAATCGCCTAGCCATAGAGCGATCGCTAAAACAAATTGTGCCATTACTAAACTTGAGTAAAGTTGAGAGTCGCACAAAAGCACTCGCCTTACTCAAAGAAGTTTCTTTTAACTGTATATTTCTAGGTTCTTTATTATCCGATGGTGATGGATTAAGTCTGCTCAAAGAAATCCAAAACATGGGAGTTCAAGCTCCCTTGATTGTTCTTACCCCCCCAGAAAACAAGAAAATCACCCAAGAATTTATGGAATCAGGAGCATGGGACTATATTATTGAATCCATGATCTCTCCTGATATTCTCTTCAAAACCCTAAAAAATTCTATGCGTATCCACGAAGTAGAAAAAGAACTGAAAGTGACCAACCAACAGTTAAGGGAAAACAATAAAATTCTTAAACAGAAAAACAAAGAACTGAAACAGCAACAAGACCAAATTCACCTGAAAAATTTACAACTCCAAGAAGCATCTCGTCGACAATCTCAGTTTTTAGCCACCATTTCCCACGAACTCCGCACCCCCATGAATGCGATTATGGGATTTTCTCAACTGTTGTTGCGTCAATATCCTGATCCCCTCACTGATCAGCAAATAGATATCATTCAGCGTATTTTTAACAATAGTCAAAATCTTCTTACCCTCATCAATGAAGTCTTAGATTTTTCTAAGCTCGAAATCGGTCAAATGGATCTCAATATAGGAAAATTTGACCTAGATATTTTAGTGCGATTTACGGTTGAAGAATTATCCTCTTTGACATTAAATAAAAATCTTAGTTTAAATGTTGATATTCACCTCGCCAATAACCAAGTTATCAATGACAAAAATTTTCTAAAGCGGATTCTAATTAACCTGCTTTCCAATGCTATTAAATTTACCCCGGCTGGGGAAATTTGGGTTAAAGTGTGGGAAATGAACCCTGAACGTATTGCTATTACGATTGAAGATACAGGGGTTGGCATTGCCCCAGAACATCTAAAAACTATTTTTACTCCCTTTCACCAAGTGGATCAAACCCTGACCCGTCAACATTTAGGCACGGGGTTAGGATTAGCCATTGTTTACTCTTTAGTCAAAATGATGCAGGGTGAGATTCATGTTACCAGTCAACTTGAACAGGGTTCGGTGTTTCGAGTTGAAATTCCACGACGTTTATCCTCAAATTTGTAA
- a CDS encoding hybrid sensor histidine kinase/response regulator gives MNHYILVVDDIPDNLLLIQLALEQDGHQLVSVNDGFSALAQIDQCPPDLILLDVMMPRMDGYEVTQKIRQNSRLPYIPILLITAHEQSNVVKGLDTGADDFIRKPVQIDELQARVRSLLRLKQSIDQREHFVHCLTHDLRTPLVAADRMLSLITQGVFGEITLKTKDALNNIIRSNQNLLEMINKLLDVHSYEEGQKKLSCITFNLKNLLEQIITELTPLAQEKALELRCDWQAPLEEIDGDRQELRRVLTNLISNAIKFTDTGYIEVRVSLSVGDNKEDNWLIIEIEDTGIGISSKAKAKIFRRFYHSNHKGLGYGLGLHLCHQIIQEHGGKITLESQLDQGSTFTVGLPIH, from the coding sequence ATGAATCACTATATCCTAGTCGTCGATGATATTCCTGATAATCTGTTGTTAATTCAGTTAGCCCTAGAACAAGATGGCCATCAACTGGTATCAGTAAATGATGGTTTTTCTGCCTTAGCTCAAATCGATCAATGTCCTCCAGATTTAATTTTACTCGATGTGATGATGCCAAGGATGGATGGCTATGAAGTTACCCAAAAAATTCGTCAAAATTCTCGCCTACCATATATCCCCATCCTTTTAATTACGGCTCATGAACAATCTAATGTGGTCAAAGGATTAGATACCGGGGCTGATGATTTTATTCGTAAACCGGTTCAAATTGATGAACTTCAAGCTAGGGTCAGATCCTTATTAAGATTGAAACAGAGTATTGATCAGCGAGAACATTTTGTTCATTGTCTAACCCACGATTTACGCACTCCTTTAGTGGCTGCTGATCGAATGTTAAGCTTAATCACACAGGGAGTTTTTGGAGAAATCACCCTCAAGACAAAAGATGCTCTGAACAATATTATCCGTAGTAATCAAAACTTGCTGGAGATGATTAATAAGCTTTTAGATGTTCATTCTTATGAAGAAGGACAAAAAAAGCTCAGTTGTATTACCTTTAACTTAAAAAACCTCCTGGAACAAATCATAACAGAACTGACTCCTTTAGCCCAAGAAAAAGCCTTAGAATTGCGTTGTGATTGGCAAGCTCCTTTAGAAGAAATTGACGGCGATCGCCAAGAACTGCGGCGGGTATTAACAAATCTAATCAGTAATGCCATTAAATTCACCGATACTGGTTATATTGAAGTAAGAGTATCTCTGTCTGTTGGAGATAACAAAGAAGATAATTGGTTAATTATTGAGATTGAAGATACAGGAATTGGCATTAGTTCTAAAGCTAAAGCTAAGATATTTAGGCGATTTTATCATAGTAATCATAAAGGGTTGGGATATGGCTTAGGACTCCATTTATGTCATCAAATTATTCAAGAACATGGCGGTAAAATCACCCTTGAATCTCAACTTGATCAAGGCAGCACATTCACCGTCGGCCTACCGATTCACTAA
- a CDS encoding general stress protein has protein sequence MNNYTTKHAIGTFETRENAEAALHKLRDEGFNMDKVSIITRHDESDRDFAGAEVKSSGEQAKGGAKAGATAGAATGGVLGLIGGLGVLAIPGVGPVAELGVVLANTLLGGGIGAVGGGLIGALIGWGVPEDQAKYYNDRVSEGHYLLLLEGTTQEVNMAESILQRHQIRNWNLYDAPTGHPVTGRVV, from the coding sequence ATGAATAATTACACAACAAAACACGCTATTGGTACATTTGAGACGAGAGAAAACGCTGAAGCTGCCTTACACAAATTAAGAGACGAGGGTTTTAATATGGATAAAGTATCCATTATCACTCGTCATGACGAGTCTGATCGGGATTTCGCTGGTGCAGAGGTTAAATCCTCTGGAGAACAGGCTAAAGGCGGTGCTAAAGCCGGTGCAACAGCCGGTGCAGCCACTGGTGGTGTATTAGGACTAATCGGTGGTTTAGGGGTATTAGCGATTCCTGGTGTTGGTCCGGTTGCAGAACTTGGAGTTGTTTTAGCCAATACACTCCTAGGTGGAGGGATCGGTGCTGTTGGCGGTGGTTTAATCGGTGCATTAATCGGTTGGGGCGTTCCCGAAGACCAAGCAAAATACTATAATGATCGAGTCTCTGAAGGTCACTATCTCTTGCTGTTAGAAGGAACCACTCAAGAGGTTAATATGGCTGAATCAATCTTACAACGTCATCAAATTCGCAACTGGAACCTCTATGATGCTCCTACAGGTCATCCTGTCACTGGTCGAGTCGTATAA
- a CDS encoding aldo/keto reductase: MTTQPSQNSDQTKETFVSVNSSLSLSRMGCGTWAWGNRFLWGYDQTMDLDLQQVFNLAVSRGVILFDTGDSYGTGTLKGRSETLLGKFTQEYQGPNQDKICIATKLAAYPWRWTRHSMVEAGKASAQRLGRNIDLVQMHWPTANYFPWQEWPLLDGLGDLYEQGLVKGVGLSNYGPQRLKQIVKKFAERDIPIVTLQIQYSLLSTYPVVELGVKEVCDELGVQLIAYSPLALGLLTGKYQENGKVPRGFRGLFFRQMLPKIRPLLQGLEDIATQRQKTMAQVAINWCICKGFIPIPGAKNYQQMEQNLGAMGWRLSEGEVMELDKLTQKIDKQMVQNPFQTK; the protein is encoded by the coding sequence ATGACAACCCAACCCTCTCAAAACTCAGATCAAACGAAAGAAACCTTTGTTTCTGTGAATTCTTCCCTTTCATTGTCTCGGATGGGATGTGGTACTTGGGCTTGGGGAAATCGTTTTCTATGGGGTTATGATCAGACAATGGATCTAGACTTACAACAAGTGTTTAACTTAGCTGTCAGTCGTGGTGTCATCTTATTTGATACAGGGGACTCTTACGGAACAGGAACCCTCAAGGGACGCAGCGAAACCTTGTTAGGAAAGTTTACTCAGGAGTACCAAGGACCCAATCAGGATAAAATTTGTATCGCCACAAAATTAGCTGCTTATCCTTGGCGATGGACTCGTCACTCTATGGTAGAAGCAGGAAAAGCTTCAGCGCAACGGTTAGGCAGAAATATCGATTTAGTTCAAATGCACTGGCCAACCGCCAATTATTTTCCTTGGCAAGAATGGCCGTTACTAGATGGGTTAGGGGACTTGTACGAACAAGGGTTAGTGAAAGGGGTTGGTTTATCTAATTATGGGCCGCAACGACTCAAGCAAATTGTTAAAAAGTTTGCCGAAAGAGATATACCGATTGTGACGTTACAGATACAATATTCCTTATTATCCACCTATCCTGTGGTGGAATTGGGGGTTAAAGAAGTCTGTGATGAATTAGGGGTACAATTAATTGCTTATAGTCCTTTAGCTTTAGGATTGTTAACTGGAAAATATCAAGAAAACGGCAAGGTTCCTAGGGGGTTTCGGGGTTTATTTTTTAGACAAATGTTACCGAAAATTCGTCCTTTATTACAAGGGTTAGAAGACATTGCAACTCAAAGACAAAAAACTATGGCGCAAGTTGCTATTAATTGGTGTATTTGTAAAGGATTTATTCCGATTCCTGGAGCAAAAAACTATCAACAAATGGAGCAAAATTTAGGAGCAATGGGTTGGCGACTGAGTGAAGGGGAAGTGATGGAATTGGATAAATTAACCCAGAAAATTGATAAGCAAATGGTACAAAATCCGTTCCAAACAAAGTAA